The proteins below are encoded in one region of Neisseriales bacterium:
- a CDS encoding deoxyguanosinetriphosphate triphosphohydrolase, which translates to MHWQKLLSTARFKIDTGLVTPVVVNKNTTITADLRSDFHVDHDRIAFSSAFRCLGKKTQVHPLAQHDHIHNRLTHSVEVASVGRSLGNQVGAMLRVQGLLPKQFTPFDIGDLVQVACLAHDIGNPPFGHTGEEALRDWFRMPNNQRWLTGLGDAEKQDVSTYEGNAHSLRILTALEMYVARGGMRLTAATLGTVVKYPWTADAIPQHMGEKFNIYGTELAYFRCVAKNLGLLQVANNHWCRHPLSYLVEAADDMCYAILDLEDAVAIGMLAPEVFEKILRPLIDGEDSRLSRASNMRQRCAMMRSLAMGHSITEIARCFMHYHSSLLEGCLNAKDLISICDEPVKTVLTNAKLLANQHIYHHHNKLPTEIAVFACLGSLLDMLIPVVHNYITGNSTHHALRQDLILKLLQEHITVDKNDSLYVGYMKILDYLGLMSDNAAADLAKVLSGFAITS; encoded by the coding sequence ATGCATTGGCAAAAACTGCTTTCTACAGCACGATTTAAAATAGATACTGGGCTTGTTACGCCAGTGGTTGTTAATAAAAACACAACCATCACGGCTGACCTGCGTAGTGATTTTCATGTTGACCATGATCGTATTGCTTTTTCCAGCGCCTTTCGTTGTTTAGGGAAAAAGACACAAGTGCATCCGCTTGCACAACATGACCATATCCATAATCGATTAACGCATAGTGTGGAAGTAGCTAGTGTCGGGCGTAGTCTTGGCAATCAAGTGGGTGCTATGTTACGAGTACAAGGGTTATTGCCCAAACAATTTACCCCTTTTGACATAGGCGACCTTGTACAGGTTGCTTGCTTGGCACATGATATTGGTAACCCGCCTTTTGGACATACTGGTGAAGAAGCCTTACGCGATTGGTTTCGCATGCCCAATAATCAGCGCTGGTTAACTGGATTGGGCGATGCTGAAAAGCAAGATGTATCAACTTATGAGGGCAATGCACACAGTTTGCGGATCTTAACAGCTTTGGAAATGTATGTTGCTAGAGGTGGGATGCGTCTGACAGCAGCAACATTAGGTACGGTAGTGAAATATCCTTGGACAGCTGATGCTATACCACAGCATATGGGGGAGAAATTTAATATTTACGGAACAGAGCTAGCTTATTTTCGATGCGTAGCTAAAAATTTAGGGCTTTTGCAAGTAGCTAATAATCATTGGTGTCGCCACCCTCTGTCATATCTTGTTGAAGCAGCAGATGATATGTGTTACGCCATTTTGGATCTTGAGGATGCTGTTGCTATTGGGATGTTGGCGCCTGAAGTTTTTGAAAAGATATTAAGGCCACTTATTGATGGGGAAGATTCACGTTTATCGCGGGCAAGCAACATGCGTCAACGCTGTGCGATGATGCGAAGTCTTGCTATGGGGCATAGTATTACTGAAATAGCTCGTTGCTTCATGCATTACCATTCATCGCTGTTAGAGGGTTGTTTAAACGCAAAAGACCTGATTAGTATTTGTGATGAACCAGTTAAAACTGTGTTAACCAATGCTAAATTGCTTGCTAATCAACATATCTATCACCATCACAATAAATTACCAACAGAGATTGCTGTATTTGCTTGTTTGGGGTCATTGCTGGATATGTTGATCCCCGTTGTACATAATTATATTACGGGCAATAGTACACATCATGCCTTACGGCAAGATCTTATTCTTAAACTGCTGCAAGAACATATCACGGTGGATAAGAATGACTCGCTGTATGTGGGCTATATGAAAATTTTAGATTATCTTGGCTTAATGAGTGACAATGCTGCGGCCGATTTGGCCAAAGTATTATCTGGGTTTGCGATTACATCGTGA
- a CDS encoding SPOR domain-containing protein, with protein MKQKRYFQTTSYGRARHRKGSLLIGLLIGMVIGVAAVVGIAIYLNYAATPFTNMNQLIDHQGDMIASDDRPIKTNPDDQMAALDAKIKELTDSRVGKAALRVEKSASEEVAAKEFDFYKILPGKSDIASVKSAQPTSKKMVASAAAHQHYLQVGSFQNASDANNLKAKLALMGIHAKIQSISAADKGLIHRVRVGPINKASIEPLRALLAQNGIQAVMATQ; from the coding sequence ATGAAACAAAAACGCTATTTTCAAACAACCTCCTACGGTCGAGCAAGGCATCGCAAGGGATCGCTTTTGATTGGGCTACTCATCGGTATGGTAATTGGTGTAGCAGCTGTGGTAGGTATTGCGATTTATTTGAACTATGCCGCTACGCCGTTTACTAATATGAATCAATTGATAGATCACCAAGGTGACATGATAGCGTCCGATGATAGGCCTATCAAAACTAATCCAGACGATCAAATGGCTGCTTTGGACGCTAAAATAAAAGAGCTGACAGATTCTCGAGTAGGTAAGGCGGCCTTACGTGTGGAGAAAAGCGCTTCAGAGGAAGTGGCTGCAAAGGAATTCGATTTTTATAAAATTCTACCCGGTAAATCAGATATTGCTTCGGTAAAATCTGCTCAGCCAACATCCAAAAAGATGGTGGCATCTGCCGCTGCACATCAACATTATTTGCAAGTAGGTTCATTCCAAAATGCAAGTGATGCAAACAATCTTAAAGCAAAGTTAGCATTGATGGGTATCCATGCCAAAATCCAATCAATCAGTGCGGCTGATAAAGGGTTAATACATCGTGTACGTGTTGGCCCCATCAATAAAGCAAGCATTGAACCACTCAGAGCTTTATTGGCACAAAATGGTATACAAGCTGTCATGGCGACACAATGA
- a CDS encoding accessory factor UbiK family protein, which produces MLGRRVLEEIGKKISDMVATSPAKDIEKNIKAVLTSALARLDVVTREEFNLQQEICVQTRESLNEITVRLDRLEAKLSQNKILHVSSSTQTKRKRKVLHQVPVGKLTKSGRTTKSTRILKSRSIPKP; this is translated from the coding sequence ATGCTTGGTAGAAGAGTTTTGGAAGAGATAGGCAAAAAAATAAGTGATATGGTGGCTACCAGTCCAGCCAAAGATATCGAAAAAAATATTAAGGCGGTTTTAACTTCTGCTTTAGCACGTTTAGATGTTGTCACGAGAGAAGAATTTAATTTACAACAAGAAATATGTGTACAAACTCGCGAGTCATTAAATGAGATAACAGTAAGATTGGATCGGCTGGAAGCCAAGCTTAGTCAAAACAAAATATTGCATGTGAGTTCATCAACTCAAACTAAACGCAAACGAAAGGTTTTGCATCAAGTACCCGTTGGTAAATTGACGAAAAGTGGTAGAACCACAAAATCGACGAGGATACTTAAGTCACGTTCTATACCTAAACCATAA
- a CDS encoding AI-2E family transporter — protein MSAQKIFSRRFFLENAVYIALLFLLTVACIKILLPFLVALIWSVIILIAVWPVYQLLCRKLGGRSKLSAVLVVCMLILALIMPLAFMVMAIIEILPTISDTAAQFAHYKLSSLPPWLAQIPVLGQQLADFWISVQNNLSGVFSRTQPFIQDILSWSLRRGASLVRGVLEISLAIVIAGVLLVSGDKIQYYAKHIIIRLSGRTHADLSNVVVRTIRGIATGVIGTALLQSILATIGLIIAGVPGALALGFACLILAIAQLPTILVWLPATIWLFAQHAMGLAIFLGLWGLLLVSTIDNFIKPYLISHEAGMPLSLIFLGVFGGLLSMGIIGLFVGPTMLAIAYTLIVHWLKIPTTEDYK, from the coding sequence ATGTCGGCGCAAAAAATTTTTTCGCGGCGCTTTTTTCTAGAAAATGCTGTATATATCGCCCTATTATTTTTGCTTACCGTTGCTTGTATCAAAATATTGCTACCTTTCTTGGTAGCGCTGATTTGGTCAGTAATTATTCTGATAGCAGTTTGGCCTGTTTACCAGTTGTTGTGTCGCAAACTGGGTGGACGATCTAAACTATCAGCAGTACTTGTAGTGTGCATGTTAATTTTGGCACTCATTATGCCTTTGGCTTTTATGGTCATGGCAATTATTGAGATATTGCCGACTATCAGCGATACTGCTGCACAATTTGCGCATTACAAATTATCCTCCTTGCCACCTTGGCTAGCTCAAATACCTGTATTGGGTCAGCAATTAGCAGATTTTTGGATTTCTGTGCAAAACAATTTATCGGGCGTTTTTAGTCGCACACAACCTTTTATCCAAGATATTTTAAGTTGGTCTTTACGTCGAGGAGCAAGTCTTGTAAGGGGGGTATTGGAAATTTCCTTAGCCATTGTGATTGCTGGGGTTTTATTGGTATCCGGTGATAAAATACAGTATTACGCTAAGCACATCATTATCCGATTAAGCGGCAGAACCCATGCAGATTTATCCAATGTTGTGGTGCGTACCATAAGAGGTATTGCAACGGGCGTGATTGGTACAGCGTTGCTGCAATCTATTTTAGCAACCATTGGATTGATAATTGCTGGTGTACCGGGTGCTTTAGCATTAGGGTTTGCTTGTCTCATATTGGCTATTGCACAATTGCCAACAATACTTGTTTGGTTGCCTGCAACGATTTGGTTGTTTGCGCAACATGCGATGGGCTTAGCTATTTTCTTGGGGCTTTGGGGCTTGTTACTGGTTTCAACGATTGACAACTTTATTAAACCCTATCTTATCAGTCACGAAGCAGGGATGCCATTGTCGTTGATCTTTTTGGGGGTATTTGGCGGATTGTTAAGCATGGGAATTATTGGTCTATTTGTCGGACCAACCATGCTAGCGATTGCTTATACATTGATTGTGCATTGGCTCAAAATACCTACCACGGAAGACTATAAATAG
- a CDS encoding thiol:disulfide interchange protein DsbA/DsbL yields MAQAKIVLGKDYVVLAKQHKRVQANQIEVLEFFSYHCGRCFDVSRKMEAEARRWPNYAKLQRIQVMWGQPFKGLLRLLATIEKMGKVQTLHHRIFIAFLEQGLMLNDSNTALNWVKKQPDINFKKFVEHFNSAAVSKLSNYYAAKTEEYNVDATPMVIVDGRYKVLPSMPDRMVQVTRELIAKAWKEAKRR; encoded by the coding sequence ATGGCACAGGCGAAGATTGTCCTGGGCAAAGATTATGTTGTGCTAGCCAAGCAACATAAACGTGTTCAAGCCAATCAAATAGAGGTGTTAGAGTTTTTCTCTTATCACTGTGGTCGTTGTTTTGATGTATCACGCAAAATGGAGGCAGAGGCTAGACGGTGGCCAAATTATGCTAAGTTGCAACGTATACAAGTCATGTGGGGCCAACCTTTTAAAGGTTTGTTACGCTTACTTGCGACGATTGAAAAAATGGGTAAAGTGCAAACATTGCACCACCGCATTTTTATTGCTTTTTTGGAGCAAGGTTTGATGCTTAATGATTCGAATACAGCATTAAATTGGGTAAAGAAGCAGCCAGATATTAACTTTAAAAAATTTGTTGAGCATTTTAATAGTGCCGCTGTCAGCAAACTATCAAATTATTATGCTGCAAAGACTGAAGAATATAACGTTGATGCAACGCCCATGGTAATTGTGGATGGTCGGTATAAAGTATTGCCCTCTATGCCAGATCGGATGGTGCAGGTGACGAGGGAATTAATTGCCAAGGCATGGAAAGAAGCAAAACGAAGATAG
- the fabI gene encoding enoyl-ACP reductase FabI, with translation MGFLAGKHILITGMLSDRSIAYGIAKSCYREGAKLAFTYEADRIKERVQHLAEAFDSSLVLKCDVQVDQDIEQLFVRLSDHWDGLDGLVHSIAFSPREALTGDFLDALSREAFRIAHDISSYSFPALAKAARPMMKDRYGALLTLTYLGAVRSIPHYNVMGLAKASLESAIRFIASSVGRDGTRCNGISAGPIKTLAASGIADFSKLLSISAANAPLRRNVTVEEVGNVAAFLLSDLSSGITGEITYVDAGYNINALNAPEEDES, from the coding sequence ATGGGTTTTTTGGCAGGAAAACATATACTGATTACGGGCATGTTATCAGATCGCTCCATTGCTTATGGTATTGCTAAAAGTTGTTATCGGGAAGGTGCTAAACTGGCCTTTACTTATGAAGCGGATAGAATAAAAGAGCGTGTACAACATTTGGCTGAAGCGTTTGATTCTTCATTAGTTTTAAAGTGTGATGTACAAGTTGACCAGGATATTGAGCAGTTATTTGTAAGGCTTAGTGATCATTGGGATGGTTTGGATGGGTTGGTACACTCTATTGCCTTTTCACCACGTGAAGCCTTAACAGGCGATTTTTTGGATGCTCTGAGCCGAGAAGCTTTTCGTATTGCACATGATATTTCGTCCTATAGTTTTCCAGCGTTAGCTAAAGCAGCACGACCGATGATGAAAGATCGCTATGGTGCGTTACTGACATTAACTTATCTTGGTGCGGTACGGTCTATTCCGCATTACAACGTGATGGGTCTTGCTAAGGCAAGTTTAGAGTCTGCTATACGTTTTATCGCCAGTTCTGTTGGTCGAGACGGCACGCGTTGCAACGGTATTTCAGCTGGACCGATTAAAACATTAGCTGCATCGGGCATCGCAGATTTTTCCAAACTATTGAGTATTTCAGCGGCCAATGCCCCATTGCGTCGGAATGTTACCGTGGAAGAAGTGGGCAATGTTGCAGCGTTCTTATTATCTGATTTATCATCAGGTATAACTGGTGAGATTACCTATGTAGATGCAGGGTACAATATCAATGCTTTAAATGCACCTGAGGAAGATGAATCATAA